A single genomic interval of uncultured Desulfobulbus sp. harbors:
- the fliR gene encoding flagellar biosynthetic protein FliR, with the protein MDLPFIPLGHLQSYLLCLARVLALLTAIPVFAGIQMTAQIKIGLAIMTSLLLFPAMLPYTPKESLSLATFGILIVNEVILGTLVGLVSQMVLAAASFGGTVIGYQMGFAAANIFDPQTTQQLSLMSQFINILALLAFLTFNVHHYYFQSIVDSYRLLPPGFLDFSQGAVEQLMRLASQMFALGVKFSAPVLALLLLTNLVLGILARVFPQLNVFMLSFPLNIGISFLVIGLTLGATFSVLRREFDTMIEHILQLFSLLH; encoded by the coding sequence ATGGACCTGCCGTTCATCCCTCTTGGTCATCTGCAGAGCTATCTGCTCTGCCTGGCACGGGTACTTGCCCTTCTGACCGCCATCCCGGTGTTTGCCGGCATTCAGATGACCGCACAAATCAAGATCGGCCTGGCGATCATGACCAGCCTCCTCCTTTTTCCGGCGATGCTGCCCTACACCCCCAAAGAGTCCCTTTCCCTGGCGACCTTCGGCATCCTCATTGTCAACGAGGTCATCTTGGGGACCCTGGTCGGGCTCGTGTCCCAGATGGTCCTCGCTGCAGCCAGTTTCGGCGGCACGGTCATCGGCTACCAGATGGGATTTGCGGCAGCCAATATCTTTGATCCCCAGACCACCCAGCAACTCTCGTTGATGAGCCAATTCATCAATATTCTCGCCCTGCTCGCCTTCCTCACCTTCAATGTCCACCACTATTACTTTCAAAGTATCGTCGATTCCTATCGACTGCTGCCCCCCGGATTTCTCGACTTTTCGCAAGGGGCGGTCGAACAGCTGATGCGTCTTGCCTCGCAGATGTTCGCCCTTGGGGTCAAATTCAGCGCACCGGTGCTCGCCCTGCTCCTGCTCACCAACCTAGTGCTGGGCATTCTTGCCCGTGTCTTCCCCCAGCTCAACGTGTTCATGCTCTCCTTTCCGCTCAACATCGGCATCTCGTTTCTCGTCATAGGCCTGACACTGGGTGCCACATTCTCCGTCCTGCGCCGTGAATTTGACACCATGATCGAACACATCCTCCAGCTCTTCTCGCTTCTCCACTGA
- a CDS encoding flagellar biosynthetic protein FliO produces the protein MRTVLICLLLAWPVVAIAAEYPSMTNAALQTLWALLIVGGLILALYALARKRLLGGKLGGNHIRVVEMRPLLPKASLALVEVRGREYLLAINGGNIQLLADLGSGESLPPADFSSILADNR, from the coding sequence ATGCGTACTGTTCTCATCTGCCTTCTCCTTGCCTGGCCTGTGGTGGCTATTGCGGCGGAGTATCCGTCCATGACCAATGCAGCCCTGCAGACGCTGTGGGCCCTGCTCATTGTCGGCGGTCTGATTCTTGCCCTGTATGCCCTGGCGCGGAAACGTCTGTTAGGGGGGAAACTGGGCGGCAACCATATTCGGGTGGTTGAAATGCGCCCCTTGCTGCCCAAGGCTAGCCTGGCTCTGGTGGAAGTACGGGGACGGGAATACCTTTTGGCCATCAACGGTGGCAACATCCAGCTGCTGGCCGACCTCGGCAGCGGCGAATCCCTCCCCCCCGCCGATTTTTCCAGCATCCTGGCGGACAACAGATGA
- the fliQ gene encoding flagellar biosynthesis protein FliQ: MLSPQAVIHIGRQAVQTVLMTSAPMLIAALVIGLIISIFQAATQINEQTMTFIPKIVAVFVTLLIFGPWIMEILITFTTGIITQIAVVGR, from the coding sequence ATGTTGTCGCCGCAGGCGGTTATTCATATCGGCAGGCAGGCCGTGCAGACAGTCTTGATGACCAGCGCCCCCATGCTCATCGCAGCCCTGGTGATCGGCCTGATTATCAGCATCTTTCAGGCGGCGACCCAGATCAACGAGCAGACCATGACCTTTATCCCCAAAATCGTGGCCGTCTTCGTCACCCTGCTCATCTTCGGCCCCTGGATCATGGAAATCCTGATCACCTTCACCACCGGCATCATCACCCAGATAGCCGTTGTCGGCCGCTAA
- a CDS encoding MotA/TolQ/ExbB proton channel family protein gives MDIATLIGIVLAFGLMIWAILMGGPLTIFIDVPSLAIVFGGTLGVSLINFPLADILGVIAIFKKTVLIKEANTNKLIEQMIDFANKARKGGILSLQDQIDTIEDQFMVKALQMAVDGQEPAELKAMLLNEIDNIAARHGNGATILDTMGAIAPAMGMVGTLIGLVQMLQNMSDPAAIGPAMAVALLTTFYGAVLANILFIPMAGKLKTRSKTEILQKTVITEGMESILSGENPRIMEQRLHAYLAPKKRESVFK, from the coding sequence GTGGATATTGCAACCCTCATCGGTATTGTTTTGGCGTTCGGCCTCATGATATGGGCAATCCTCATGGGCGGCCCCCTCACCATCTTTATCGATGTGCCATCGCTCGCCATTGTTTTCGGTGGCACCCTGGGCGTTTCGCTGATTAACTTCCCCTTGGCCGATATTCTCGGAGTGATAGCAATCTTTAAAAAGACGGTCCTCATCAAGGAGGCGAATACCAACAAACTGATCGAACAGATGATTGATTTTGCCAACAAGGCCCGCAAGGGCGGTATTCTCTCCCTCCAGGATCAGATTGACACCATCGAAGACCAGTTCATGGTGAAAGCCCTGCAGATGGCGGTCGACGGACAGGAACCGGCTGAGCTCAAAGCGATGCTGCTCAACGAAATCGACAATATCGCCGCTCGCCATGGCAATGGCGCGACCATTCTTGACACCATGGGCGCCATCGCCCCGGCCATGGGCATGGTCGGCACCCTGATAGGTCTGGTGCAGATGCTGCAAAACATGAGCGACCCGGCTGCCATCGGACCGGCCATGGCCGTTGCTCTGCTCACCACCTTCTATGGCGCTGTGCTGGCCAACATCCTTTTTATTCCCATGGCAGGAAAGCTGAAAACCCGCTCAAAGACGGAGATCCTGCAGAAGACCGTCATTACCGAGGGAATGGAATCGATTCTCTCCGGTGAAAATCCACGTATCATGGAACAACGGCTCCACGCCTATCTTGCACCGAAAAAGCGCGAGTCAGTGTTTAAATAA
- the fliP gene encoding flagellar type III secretion system pore protein FliP (The bacterial flagellar biogenesis protein FliP forms a type III secretion system (T3SS)-type pore required for flagellar assembly.) — MKRLPLLLSLLVVLLPALAWAVNLPTLSLGVKDAATPAEVSTALQVLLVLTILTVAPAILLMTTAFTRIVIVLGFVRQAMGTQNTPPNQVILGLALFLTFFVMAPTLNTMNREALQPYMKETITQQQALERAVGIMRTFMFSQVQESELQLFIDITKEKQPENKKDVSSSILIPAFMLSELKRAFQMGFMIYVPFLVIDMLVASVLMSMGMMMLPPIVISLPFKLLLFVLVDGWQLVVGSLMKSFG, encoded by the coding sequence ATGAAGCGGCTTCCCCTCCTGCTGTCCCTGCTCGTGGTTCTACTGCCGGCTCTTGCCTGGGCTGTCAATCTTCCGACACTCTCACTCGGTGTCAAAGATGCCGCCACTCCCGCGGAGGTGTCGACTGCGCTCCAGGTCCTGCTGGTGCTGACCATCCTCACCGTTGCCCCTGCAATCCTGCTCATGACCACTGCCTTCACCCGCATCGTGATTGTTCTCGGATTCGTCCGCCAGGCCATGGGCACCCAGAACACACCGCCCAACCAGGTCATTCTCGGCCTAGCCCTGTTTCTCACCTTTTTCGTCATGGCTCCGACTTTGAATACGATGAACAGGGAAGCGCTCCAGCCCTACATGAAGGAGACAATCACCCAGCAGCAGGCTTTGGAACGCGCCGTGGGGATCATGCGCACTTTCATGTTTTCCCAGGTCCAGGAGAGCGAGTTGCAGCTCTTCATCGACATTACCAAGGAAAAACAGCCTGAAAACAAAAAGGATGTCTCCTCGTCGATACTCATCCCTGCTTTCATGCTCTCTGAACTCAAGCGGGCCTTTCAGATGGGGTTCATGATTTACGTGCCCTTTCTGGTGATCGATATGCTGGTGGCCTCGGTGCTGATGTCCATGGGCATGATGATGCTGCCGCCGATCGTCATCTCCCTGCCCTTCAAGCTCTTGCTATTTGTCTTGGTCGATGGCTGGCAATTGGTGGTCGGTTCCCTGATGAAAAGTTTCGGCTGA
- a CDS encoding flagellar motor switch protein FliM: protein MEPILSKQEIADLLAAIKAGKVSTDLVDYDPQRRRRHMPSTEIDLFQTYDRAQSTGEMRVPNLDIVLDNFARRFSTSLTNTLQRNFSVDREEISTTNFQQSLLDLKSQGAVGIYGLSPLKHGCLFHFDNLMAFTLLEIMLGSGQSSESLALDRNLTTIEMAILRTCMQDISHDLQAAMRPVLELQTSLTKVENNFRLVSIVEPETEVLVSRFHIRLSGEQCGQMRLIVPYVTLEPLREKFKALVTITQASTNSWTRAILHQALEMETTVIASSGHFDMTIRKILSLKPGDIVDLPYNPDQPLTVMVEDKPLFLAIPGERNGKNAFHITGRYSNRLGGIHGTP from the coding sequence GTGGAACCCATACTTTCCAAACAAGAAATCGCCGATCTGCTGGCGGCAATCAAAGCCGGCAAGGTGTCGACCGACCTGGTGGACTATGACCCGCAACGGCGGCGGCGTCACATGCCCTCCACGGAGATTGATCTTTTTCAGACCTATGATCGCGCGCAGAGCACAGGGGAGATGCGGGTTCCCAACCTGGATATCGTGCTTGACAATTTTGCCCGCAGGTTCTCCACCAGTCTCACCAACACCCTGCAGCGCAACTTCTCGGTCGACCGCGAAGAAATCTCCACAACCAACTTCCAGCAAAGCCTTTTGGATTTGAAGAGCCAGGGCGCTGTCGGCATTTACGGGCTCTCGCCCCTGAAGCATGGCTGCCTCTTTCATTTCGACAACCTGATGGCCTTCACCCTGTTAGAAATCATGCTCGGTTCCGGTCAGTCCAGTGAGTCGCTGGCCCTGGACCGCAACCTGACCACCATCGAAATGGCCATCCTCCGGACCTGTATGCAGGACATCAGCCATGACCTGCAGGCGGCCATGCGCCCGGTGCTCGAATTGCAGACCTCCTTGACCAAGGTGGAGAACAACTTCAGGCTGGTCAGCATCGTCGAGCCGGAAACAGAGGTCCTGGTCAGCAGGTTTCATATTCGCCTCTCCGGAGAACAGTGCGGCCAGATGCGGCTGATCGTGCCCTATGTCACCCTTGAGCCCCTACGGGAAAAATTCAAGGCCCTGGTCACCATAACCCAGGCCTCGACCAACAGCTGGACCAGGGCAATCCTGCACCAGGCCCTGGAAATGGAAACCACGGTCATTGCCAGTTCCGGTCATTTCGATATGACCATCCGCAAGATTCTTAGCCTGAAACCGGGAGATATCGTCGATCTCCCCTACAACCCGGATCAACCATTGACGGTCATGGTCGAAGACAAGCCCCTCTTCCTGGCCATTCCCGGGGAAAGAAACGGCAAAAACGCCTTTCATATTACCGGACGCTACAGCAACAGATTAGGAGGCATCCATGGCACCCCCTGA
- the flhB gene encoding flagellar biosynthesis protein FlhB, translating to MAEDNSSGERTESPSAKRRADFRKKGQVAQSREVQTAAMFTLLLLFWFFFAPVFWGKLEHLIASIWSASGEYDITASSLMQLGYHLGAGLALILIPLFLVAMIVGFFASFLQIGWLFTTQPLIPDLSKLDPIKGMGRFFSKRAIVEVIKSLLKVGLIGWVAFTTIQGEFDKSLVLTEIPVSGTLLYLAQTAALVMAKVAAIMIVLAILDYSFVRWEMEEKMKMTKQEQKEEMKETEGDPHIKSKIRSIQQQMARRRMMAAVPEADVVITNPTHIAVAIQYEAGKMEAPVVLAKGQELVAEKIREIAREHDIPLVENPPVARLLHSKVEVGQSIPEEMFKAVAEILAYVYSLKGKR from the coding sequence ATGGCTGAAGACAACTCCTCCGGGGAACGGACTGAATCCCCCTCGGCGAAACGCCGAGCCGATTTTCGTAAAAAAGGGCAGGTGGCCCAGAGCCGCGAGGTGCAGACTGCGGCGATGTTCACCCTGCTGCTGCTGTTCTGGTTTTTCTTCGCCCCGGTCTTCTGGGGGAAACTGGAACACCTGATTGCCTCGATCTGGAGCGCCAGCGGCGAATACGATATCACCGCCTCGTCGCTGATGCAGCTTGGTTATCATCTCGGCGCCGGCCTGGCCCTGATCCTCATTCCCCTGTTTCTCGTGGCCATGATTGTCGGTTTTTTTGCCAGCTTTCTCCAGATCGGCTGGCTGTTCACCACCCAACCCCTGATTCCGGATCTGAGCAAGCTCGATCCCATCAAGGGCATGGGACGTTTCTTCTCCAAACGTGCCATTGTCGAGGTGATCAAGTCCCTGCTCAAGGTCGGCCTGATCGGTTGGGTGGCCTTTACGACCATTCAAGGGGAATTCGACAAATCCCTAGTGCTCACCGAGATTCCGGTGAGCGGCACCCTGCTCTATCTCGCCCAAACCGCAGCCCTGGTCATGGCCAAGGTGGCGGCCATCATGATCGTTTTGGCCATCCTCGACTACTCCTTTGTGCGCTGGGAGATGGAAGAGAAGATGAAAATGACCAAGCAGGAACAGAAGGAGGAGATGAAGGAGACCGAAGGCGATCCGCACATCAAGTCAAAAATCCGTTCCATCCAGCAGCAGATGGCCAGGCGGCGGATGATGGCCGCGGTTCCGGAAGCGGACGTGGTGATCACCAACCCGACCCATATTGCGGTGGCCATCCAGTATGAGGCCGGCAAGATGGAAGCACCTGTAGTCCTGGCAAAAGGGCAGGAATTGGTGGCGGAAAAGATTCGCGAAATCGCCCGAGAACACGACATACCGCTGGTCGAGAACCCTCCCGTGGCAAGATTATTGCATTCAAAGGTTGAGGTGGGCCAGTCCATCCCTGAAGAGATGTTCAAGGCGGTGGCGGAAATCCTGGCCTATGTCTACTCACTCAAGGGCAAGCGGTAA
- a CDS encoding flagellar basal body-associated FliL family protein, whose protein sequence is MAEKEEKKDVAAEEPKKGGKKKLIIIIAAALILLLAGGGGAYYFLIFKPKQEELKRKQEEESKAAALIKPVPEDAEIGPMVEIKEFVVNIIGEEAAHYVKASLSLELDKQETTEEVNKRMPQIRDAILLLIGNKTFDELQDLQGKNQVKAELKSKINSFLKTGKVRNVYLTDFVVQ, encoded by the coding sequence ATGGCAGAAAAAGAAGAGAAAAAAGACGTTGCCGCTGAAGAGCCGAAAAAGGGTGGAAAGAAGAAACTGATCATCATCATCGCCGCAGCGCTGATCCTGCTGCTTGCCGGCGGTGGTGGGGCCTATTACTTCCTCATCTTCAAGCCCAAACAGGAAGAACTCAAACGCAAGCAGGAAGAGGAAAGCAAGGCCGCTGCGTTGATCAAACCGGTTCCGGAAGATGCCGAGATCGGCCCCATGGTCGAGATCAAGGAGTTTGTGGTCAACATCATCGGTGAGGAAGCGGCTCATTACGTCAAAGCGTCCCTCTCCCTGGAACTGGACAAGCAGGAGACCACGGAGGAGGTCAACAAGCGCATGCCGCAGATACGGGACGCCATCCTCCTCCTGATCGGCAACAAAACCTTTGATGAACTCCAGGATCTGCAAGGCAAGAACCAGGTCAAGGCCGAATTGAAAAGTAAAATCAACTCGTTTCTCAAAACCGGCAAGGTAAGAAACGTCTACCTCACCGACTTCGTGGTCCAGTAA
- the fliN gene encoding flagellar motor switch protein FliN — MAPPEDMEQERSNTLNPEETAELLHEPEVPSSHHNAYEGYSRELEFLYDVPLQVSVEVGRARILLKDLLQMGEGYVVELDKLAGEPLDLYVNSRLIARGEAVKVGDKFGIKLTEVVSQSDRVENLG; from the coding sequence ATGGCACCCCCTGAGGATATGGAACAGGAACGATCAAACACCTTAAATCCTGAAGAAACGGCAGAATTGCTGCACGAGCCCGAGGTCCCCTCCAGCCATCACAACGCATACGAGGGGTACTCGAGGGAGTTGGAATTTCTCTACGACGTGCCTTTGCAGGTCTCGGTCGAGGTTGGGCGGGCCCGGATTCTCTTGAAGGATCTTCTGCAGATGGGCGAAGGGTATGTGGTTGAACTGGATAAACTTGCCGGCGAGCCCCTGGATCTCTATGTCAACTCTCGCCTGATCGCCCGCGGAGAGGCGGTCAAGGTCGGTGACAAGTTCGGCATCAAGCTCACGGAAGTGGTCAGCCAATCCGATAGGGTGGAAAACCTGGGGTAA
- a CDS encoding flagellar hook-basal body complex protein: MGIQSAMFSGVSGLNTNSQAMSVIGNNLSNTNTLGFKGSRSVFSDLLSSNIFGSGGSSQVGRGVGLSTVDNIFSQGTFETTSSDTDVAIEGDGFFVLKEEGNSTPYYSRAGAFRFDDEGYLVNPEGLIVQGKVFDSIDNDELLPGDPTNIQVANVGLIPANATSALTFTTNLDENSTELGSGDKVAEPAFTPSNDPMTTLTINGTLVGGTATTSAGKIAEINALSATTGVTATQEGNNMVSTTATSAFAALSYGDIEINGVSIVAVTAGTDATTQAENVAAAINSLTSSTGVTATIGDGSNGAAVNAIILSNTTGDEITVSLSGSATTANTGLVAGTVIEGENGVISLHTDMSNSSITLGGNTDSIGMNTGTLTVEIDTFIDPTDKDTYNYSASSEIFDSLGESHLVTVYWRLVDDSTNTWNIGYTVDGDNTTPIAAVEDPDRTPSVPLDLTFDENGNLRDTTGDGIIDPLTVSITLPAWTNGAQVPQTMDLSFDCTQYDSDSIVIGQDQNGYAAGELTNVAIGSDGIVIASYSNGKQVNIAQLVLAKFQNPGGLQLAGSNRYIASNEVGTIRIGLPGPELGQVFTNSLEQSNVDMGQEFVKMITSQRGFSANSKIITTVDEMLTELINLKR, translated from the coding sequence ATGGGGATTCAAAGCGCAATGTTCAGCGGTGTCAGCGGACTGAACACCAACTCCCAGGCGATGAGCGTCATTGGCAATAACTTATCCAACACCAATACCCTTGGATTCAAAGGCTCACGTTCCGTTTTCTCGGATTTGCTTTCCAGCAACATCTTTGGTTCCGGCGGCTCCTCCCAGGTCGGTCGCGGTGTTGGTCTTTCCACCGTTGATAATATTTTCAGTCAGGGCACGTTTGAGACCACATCCTCCGATACGGATGTGGCCATTGAGGGAGACGGCTTTTTTGTTCTGAAAGAAGAGGGCAACAGCACCCCCTACTACAGCCGGGCAGGTGCCTTTCGCTTCGACGATGAGGGATACCTGGTCAACCCGGAGGGGTTGATTGTGCAGGGGAAGGTATTTGACAGTATCGACAATGACGAGTTACTCCCGGGCGACCCGACAAATATCCAAGTCGCCAATGTGGGATTGATTCCGGCAAACGCGACCTCGGCCCTGACCTTCACCACCAACCTGGACGAAAACTCCACCGAACTCGGCTCCGGCGACAAGGTTGCGGAGCCGGCATTCACGCCATCAAACGACCCGATGACCACCTTGACCATCAACGGTACCCTTGTTGGCGGCACGGCGACAACTTCGGCGGGGAAAATAGCTGAAATCAATGCCCTCTCTGCGACCACCGGCGTCACTGCAACCCAGGAAGGCAACAATATGGTGTCGACTACGGCAACCAGCGCCTTTGCCGCCCTCAGCTACGGGGACATTGAAATCAACGGTGTCTCGATAGTCGCGGTCACTGCCGGTACGGATGCGACGACTCAGGCGGAAAATGTGGCTGCGGCCATCAACAGCCTGACCTCGAGCACAGGTGTGACCGCCACAATCGGCGATGGCAGCAATGGTGCCGCTGTCAACGCAATCATTCTCTCCAACACAACCGGCGATGAAATTACCGTATCCCTTTCCGGGTCAGCAACAACCGCGAACACGGGCCTCGTGGCAGGTACGGTTATCGAAGGTGAAAACGGGGTCATCTCTCTCCACACGGACATGAGCAACTCGAGCATCACCCTGGGCGGCAATACTGACTCGATCGGTATGAACACAGGAACCCTTACCGTAGAAATCGACACCTTCATCGACCCGACCGACAAGGACACCTACAACTATTCCGCCTCAAGCGAAATATTCGACTCGCTGGGTGAATCCCACCTCGTGACGGTCTATTGGCGACTCGTCGACGACTCGACCAACACCTGGAATATAGGCTATACTGTCGATGGCGACAACACCACCCCCATTGCTGCGGTCGAAGATCCGGATCGAACCCCATCGGTCCCCCTTGATTTGACCTTTGATGAAAACGGGAACCTGCGTGATACCACCGGCGACGGTATCATCGACCCGCTCACCGTCTCCATCACCCTGCCCGCATGGACCAACGGCGCCCAGGTTCCGCAAACCATGGATCTGTCGTTCGACTGCACCCAGTATGACAGTGATTCCATCGTCATCGGCCAAGACCAGAACGGCTATGCCGCAGGCGAGCTCACCAATGTCGCCATTGGCAGTGACGGCATTGTCATTGCCTCCTATTCCAACGGCAAACAGGTCAATATCGCTCAGCTGGTGCTTGCAAAATTTCAGAACCCCGGAGGCCTGCAACTTGCCGGATCAAACCGGTACATTGCATCCAATGAGGTGGGGACCATTCGTATCGGTCTCCCTGGACCAGAGCTGGGCCAGGTCTTCACCAACTCACTGGAGCAGTCCAATGTGGATATGGGGCAGGAGTTTGTCAAAATGATCACCAGCCAACGCGGCTTCTCGGCGAACTCGAAAATCATCACCACTGTCGATGAGATGCTCACCGAACTGATCAATCTTAAACGGTAA
- a CDS encoding flagellar hook capping FlgD N-terminal domain-containing protein: protein MSTISSVTSSTSSATSTSSSTQTLGQDQFLTLLVAQLQNQDPLNPADATEFTAQLAQYSQLEQLFNLNDAMEELTTATTKSQSISALNLIGQDVVVEGDSLSYSDAPVDIGYKIDGSVSSVTITITNSAGKKVATLSADELAEGNHFVSWDGKDANGDTVSAGIYSFAVDATSGDSSATITPLVRTTVTGVDLSGSEPQVATDSGSYGLSLIYGAYEDDSSTESSQ, encoded by the coding sequence ATGAGCACTATCAGCAGCGTGACTTCCTCGACGAGTTCCGCAACCTCGACAAGCAGCAGCACGCAAACACTCGGTCAGGATCAGTTCCTCACCCTGCTCGTTGCCCAGCTGCAAAACCAGGATCCGCTCAATCCTGCCGATGCCACCGAATTCACGGCCCAGCTGGCGCAATACTCTCAATTGGAACAGCTGTTCAATCTCAATGACGCCATGGAGGAGCTCACCACAGCCACCACCAAATCGCAGTCGATTTCAGCCCTCAACCTCATCGGGCAGGATGTGGTGGTCGAGGGTGACTCGTTGAGCTACAGCGATGCACCTGTTGATATCGGTTATAAAATTGACGGTTCTGTTTCCAGCGTGACTATTACCATCACCAACAGTGCCGGCAAAAAGGTAGCCACCCTTTCTGCTGATGAACTTGCCGAGGGCAATCACTTTGTCAGCTGGGACGGAAAAGATGCCAATGGTGACACCGTCTCCGCCGGGATCTATTCCTTTGCGGTCGATGCCACCAGTGGAGACAGCAGCGCCACCATAACGCCGCTGGTCCGCACCACGGTGACGGGTGTGGACCTCAGTGGCAGCGAGCCACAGGTGGCCACCGATTCTGGCAGTTACGGACTTTCTCTGATCTACGGAGCCTATGAGGACGATTCATCAACAGAAAGTAGCCAATGA
- a CDS encoding flagellar motor protein MotB: protein MGKCPECPPAGLPMWMATYSDLVTLLLTFFVLLLTMASMDPTKFVQAKTSIEAAFGWSTKAAPVPFSIPIIPSPPKAQFTPIPRQSPIQYFKRIKTDLEMTKLDKQVETVQKDNDSIILRINDSVLFEPGQTELNPASYPILRKVADIIRPLPMTMRIEGHTDPTPVGGRKTTNWDLSVARAVSVMAFYERGKLFNQDRMSAAGYGADRPVVPNTTPENMAQNRRVDFVLRSNRPVNQDGRPATPIPF, encoded by the coding sequence ATGGGGAAGTGTCCAGAATGCCCGCCCGCCGGATTGCCGATGTGGATGGCCACCTACAGTGACCTCGTCACCCTGCTCCTGACCTTCTTTGTCTTGCTCCTGACCATGGCCAGCATGGACCCGACCAAATTCGTCCAGGCAAAGACCTCCATTGAGGCGGCCTTCGGCTGGAGCACCAAGGCTGCGCCCGTGCCCTTTTCCATTCCGATCATTCCCTCGCCGCCCAAAGCGCAGTTCACGCCTATCCCGCGCCAATCGCCGATCCAGTATTTCAAGCGCATCAAAACCGACCTGGAGATGACCAAGCTTGACAAACAGGTCGAAACGGTTCAAAAAGACAATGATTCCATAATATTGCGCATTAATGACAGCGTCCTCTTCGAACCGGGGCAAACCGAACTGAACCCCGCCTCCTACCCGATTCTGCGTAAGGTGGCTGATATCATTCGTCCCCTGCCGATGACCATGCGAATAGAGGGGCACACCGACCCGACACCGGTTGGTGGACGCAAAACGACCAACTGGGACCTCTCGGTTGCACGCGCGGTTTCGGTCATGGCCTTTTACGAGCGAGGAAAGCTCTTCAACCAGGACCGAATGTCAGCAGCCGGGTACGGGGCCGACCGCCCGGTGGTCCCCAACACCACCCCGGAAAACATGGCCCAGAATCGAAGAGTTGATTTCGTGCTGCGCAGTAACCGACCGGTCAATCAAGACGGAAGACCAGCCACCCCCATCCCCTTTTAA